The following are encoded in a window of Gossypium raimondii isolate GPD5lz chromosome 13, ASM2569854v1, whole genome shotgun sequence genomic DNA:
- the LOC105767520 gene encoding histone H2B: MAPKAEKKPAEKKPVAEKAPASVEKKISKEGGDKKKKKIKKSTETYKIYIFKVLKQVHPDIGISSKAMGIMNSFINDIFEKLAQEASRLARYNKKPTITSREIQTAVRLVLPGELAKHAVSEGTKAVTKFTSS; encoded by the coding sequence ATGGCACCAAAGGCCGAGAAGAAGCCTGCCGAGAAAAAGCCTGTAGCAGAGAAAGCTCCAGCCTCAGTggagaaaaaaatatcaaaggAAGGCGGggataagaaaaagaaaaagatcaaAAAGAGCACAGAGACTTACAAGATTTACATTTTCAAGGTCTTGAAACAAGTTCATCCTGATATCGGTATCTCAAGCAAAGCCATGGGGATTATGAACAGTTTCATCAATGATATATTTGAGAAATTGGCTCAGGAAGCTTCTAGATTGGCCAGGTACAATAAGAAGCCAACAATTACATCGAGGGAGATCCAAACGGCAGTGAGATTAGTTTTACCGGGCGAATTGGCAAAACACGCCGTCTCTGAAGGTACCAAAGCGGTTACCAAGTTTACCAGTTCTTAG